AACTGGGATAACACCCTATTAAGTTATGACAACTTGGGTCAAGAGTGTCCACAGTTTCCGTATCAGGGTGTATTAGTTCCGGGCGAGGAAATATTACTAGGAAGATATCTTTGGAAGATATTGGCGGCACCAGGGCACGATCCACACTCTGTTATGTTGTACCAAGCTGATCATTGCATCTTGCTTTCAGCAGATGCCCTATGGGAAGAGGGCTTTGGTGTGATTTTCCCTGAGCTCTGGGGAGAGGCAGGTTTTGAGGAGGTAGCGCAAACCTTAGACCTAATAGAGACCTTGCCAGTCAATCTGGTGATTCCTGGACACGGTGCACCTTTTGTAGATGTCTCTAAATCCCTTGCCACAGCAAGATCGAGACTAGATTACTTGGCTTCTGATCCAGATCGTAATGCCCGCCACGGCGCCAAAGTATTGTTGAAATATCGTCTCTTAGAGTGGCGCAGTCGTGATCTTGCGCAAGTGAATGACTGGATTATGAAAACGCCGGCGTTAATGAGCGCAGCAAAACTGCTCAATATGAGCGCAGATGAATTTACGCATTGGCTACCTAAAGCCTTGGTCAAATCCGGTGCAGCAAAAATAGAGAATGAGGCCTTAGTTAACCTTGGCTGATCTTAGCTAATCTTTTTTCACCACTTGCTTTAAAAGCTAAGCGAAATTTTTCCGTAGACAGTCCAGTTGTAGAGTTGATAAGTTTGCACAACTTGCTTGGCTCCACCGATGGCGATTAAAAGATTTTTATTAATGCGCTGAGTCACCATGGCGTCGATTGGTACAAACCAGCCGCCACCTGCTGAGTTATATACAGCGCCATTTTCATCCCAGAAGCGAAGCTGGGTGCTAGGGCCCAGGTTTAGACCTACCGTTGGATAAAGCTCGAGATGATTATCAACTGGAGGCAAACTAGCGCTGGTGGGCGCCTTGCGATTGAAGCCCATCATGTATCTGGCTAGAGGCGAAATATCCGAAAGAATGTTTTGACCACCACCTGCGGGTTTAAAGGAGGTGCTTACCTGAGGCCCTGCTAGCCATTGACCCGTGTTGCCGAGCGGGACTAATATCCTGGCTCCAACATTTGCAAACCAATCAGCTTGACCACCCCAAATTGTGAGCATTGCATTGTTGGGTGAATAGGTGCCGGTGGATTGTGCGGCAAGCGTTGGCCCATAGACGGCGGTATATGCAGTATCCAACCTCATCGTGCCATGCCAGCTACCAAGATTTAAGGGGTTGTAATAGCGTAATTTAAGCGTATCGGCATAATTTCCGGCTCCCTGGGCAGCATGGTAGTCCCAGAACTCCAGTATGTGATCTTGAGATCTTTCTTGAGATGCATTAACAAGTCCTAAAATAGGCGTGGAAGAGGGTTTCTCTGTGGCATGCACTAAAGCGGCGGGAATGCTTAGCAAGGAGAAGGTGAGTGCACGCAAAAATACCATATAGGCATTAATATTAAATTACAAAATACTATTTACTAAAGATTTGAAGAGGAAGTATGGAACATACCGTATTAGTTACTGGTGCCACTGCTGGATTTGGAGAGGCAACTGCTCGACGTTTTTTGGCCCATGGCCACAAGGTAGTCGCAGTTGGTAGAAGAACAGATCGTTTAGAGGCCCTCAAGAGCTCCTTGCCTGCTGATCAGCAGAAAAAACTCTTAACCTTGGTGCTCGATGTTTGTGACAGTGCTCATGTAGATACTTTGGCAAGTACTTTGCCAGCAGAGTTTTCTAAGGTGACTGTTTTGGTTAATAACGCGGGCCTTGCTTTGGGTCTTGAGCCAGCCTACCAGGCAAAAGTGTCTGATTGGGATCAGATGATTGACACCAATATCAAAGGCTTAGTGCACATGACAAGAGCCTTTTTACCTGGAATGGTGGAGCGTAAATGTGGTCACGTCATCAACGTAGGGTCGGTAGCCGGCTTGTACCCCTATCCCGGCAGTAATGTGTACGGATCTACCAAAGCATTTGTGAAACAATTTAGTTTGAATTTGCGTGCTGACTTATTGGGAACTCCCTTGCGCGTTACTTGTGTTGAACCAGGCTTAAGTTCGGGCACTGAATATTCAAATGTTCGCTTTAAGGGTGATGATGAGAAAGCAGAAAAGGTCTATGAGGGCGTACACGCTTTAAGTGCGGATGATATTGCGGAAGCAATTTATTGGACTGCTACCTTACCTGCACACATGAATATCAATGCCCTAGAAGTGATGCCGGTTCAGCAATCATTTGCTGGCACAACTCTGCATCGAGGTGCTTTGTAAGTTTTAAGGCTTCCAGCGATAAAACTTGGGATACACACGCATCACTACAGGACCATCAAAGTCCCAGGATTTACAGGTGCCCAAGTATAGTGGCGGTTTATCGCCATTCGGATCAAAGAATGCTCCTGGAATAGATTGATAAGCTGCAGTAGCAAGGTTGAAGAGAAGCTCGCGCAAATGCGTGCAGCCTTTGATTCCACCGAGATGGGTATCAATCGTTTTGCGCCAACCCTTACCTAGTCGCTCTCCAATCAGTGAGTCCATCGGTGGAATAGCCGCTGTGCATTCTGCATGGGGCTGTCCATCCATTACCGCTTCAATTGCCTTGATGACAAACTCTTTATCAAGCGTCACCCGAACCCACATGTCATGAAAGGCTTCACCTGGTTGCCAGGTCTTTGCGCTTGTTTGGAATGGGTTTGTTTTGAAATCTTTGAGATGACCCTCGATATCCCATAAACCATCTTCTCGTGCGTAACCCTGAAAAGTAATTTCTCGAGTGTGTAATAGGGCGCGTGGTTTTGGGGTCGATAGCATGGTGATGGGACTTTTGATGAGGGTGGTCCAATGATAATGAATTGCAGAGTAAATATACTCAACTCAATATGGGCTGGCTCTGTAGTATCCTCTTCAGAATATGGCAAAACCTATTTCCCTAGAAAAAATTCTTTTTAGCCAAGGCTTTGGTACCCGTCGCTATTGCAGTGATTTGGTATACGCCGAGCTGGTTAAAGTAAATGGCGTGTTAGCTGAAGATCCAGAAGAAAGAATTTCCACAGAAAATCTGATGCTGAACGTAGAGGGTAAAGACTGGGAGTATCACGAGAAAGCTTACCTTGCTTTTAATAAGCCAGCGAACTACGAGTGTTCACATAAAACGACACACCATCCCAGTGTCTATAGCTTGCTCCCTAGTCCCTTTGTTGAGCGAGGGCTGCAATGCGTAGGGCGCCTAGACTATGACACCACTGGATTGCTTTTGATCTCAGATGATGGCCAGTTTATTCACAAGATGACGACCCCGAAGAAAAATATTGGTAAGGTCTATGAAATCACCACACCAGAGCCTATTACACAAAAACAAATCGATCATTTAATGAGTGGTGTAGTGCTCGATGATGATCCAAAACCTTGTTATGCCACAGCATGCAAGCAAATTTCTGATCACGTGTTGGCAATGACGATAGTTGAGGGACGCTATCACCAGGTAAAACGCATGATGGCGGCAGTTGGCAACCATGTTGCCAAATTGCACCGCACTGAAATTGGCGCATATCAAATGCCTGCTGATCTGGCAGAGGGTGAATGGCGCTGGCTCTATCCAGAAAACTTAAAACAGCTCTCCCAAAGCGTTGCTGTTTAAAGGAGGCCTTGTGTTAATTGATGACATTGATTTAAAAAAAGAAATTCCCATGTGGTCTGTAGATCTTCAGGGAATAACGATAGCGCGGGAATTTACCTTCGCAGACTTTCAGCAAGCTTTTGAATTTATGACGCTATGCGCACAGTATGCTGAAAAAATGGATCATCATCCTAATTGGTCAAACTCTTGGAATAAAGTCGCTGTCAAACTCACCACCCATTCTGCTGGCGCCTTGACTGCATTAGATGTTCAGTTGGCAAAGGCGATGGATGCCTTTGCTTCCCAAGTAAACCAACGCTGATTAGTGTTCGTCGCCTTCGTGCTCTTCCTCATTCATACTCATGAGGATGGTAGCTAGTAAGCCATAGACTACTTCGGTGGAGATCATGCCATCTTCATCGAGCTCATCAATTAAGTCGTTCAGACGATCCTCGGTTGGCTCGTTGAGCAAGGTCATTGCGCACTCGCACCCATAGTCAAAATCTTCATCATTCTGGGTTTGGTTTTCTTCGGTCATATTTATCCTTAATTGAGCTTTCAGGATAGCAAATTACGGCCTAATTCGATAGGGTTTTGCCCTAGACCAACGTATTTATGTGCAAGCGCAAAAAGTCCAGAATGATTTATAGTCTTTTGAAAAGAAAATCATAGGAGACAACATGCAATTAGACATTAATGGTCAGGTTCAGAATATTGATGTAGAGCCGAATATGCCCTTATTGTGGGCTATTCGGGAAGTGGTGGGGCTTACAGGTACCAAGTATGGCTGTGGTGTTGCGCAATGCGGAGCTTGCACTGTCTACCTCAATGGTGAGCCAGTTCGCTCGTGTTCAATTCCAGTGTCTGCTGTTGGTAAAGCCAAAATTACCACTATTGAAGCGCTCTCTAAAAACAATACCCATCCAGTCCAACAAGCTTGGGTTGCACTCGATGTTCCTCAATGCGGTTATTGTCAGTCTGGCCAGATTATGGCTGCCGCCGCTCTCTTAAGAAGAAATCCAAAGCCAACTGATGCCGATATCGATAACGCAATGGGCAATCTATGTCGTTGTGGAACGTACCAAAAGATTCGGGACGGAATTCATGTTGCCTCTGGTCAAAAGAAATTGGCAGATGTTTTGGCGCAATACAACGCCACTCCTGCGACACGTGGTTAAGGAGAAGAACATGACAACTAAAAATCAAACTCCCAATTTAGAAAGCACCTCACGTCGTGATTTCATCATCAAGGGCACCATGCTGGGTGGCGGACTCATGCTGGGCATAGGCGCCTTGCCTGATTTAGCATTTGCTCAAGCAGGCACTAAATACGATCCAAATACACCACTGCAAGCAGGTGAAGCCGAAGTCAATGCTTGGGTTAGCATTAAACCGGACGATACCGTCTATATCAGAATTGCTCGCTCGGAGATGGGTCAAGGAACACGTACAGGTCTTGCTCAATTAGTTACTGAAGAGCTCGAGTGCAATTGGAAAAAGGTTAAAACTCAGTCAGCTACTCCAGGACAAAGTTTGGCGCGCAAACGCGTTTGGGGTGAGCACGGTACTGGTGGTAGCCGCGGCATTCGGATCTCTGAAGATTATGTGCGTCGTGGCGCAGCAGCGGCTCGCATTATGTTGATGCAGGCAGCGGCTAATCAATGGAATGTACCCGTTGTAGAGTTGACTGTAGACAAAGGTGTGATTACTCATAAGGCAACAGGTCGTAAAACAACATACGGCAAAATGGCCGAGCTGGCCTCTACCTTAACCCCGCCTGATCCAAAGTCGATTACCTTGCGAGATCCTAGGGATTGGAAAGTTGCCGGACAGCCTTATGCGCGTTTAGATACTGCTAATAAAGTGAATGGATCAAAAATATATGGCGTTGATTTACAGCTTCCAGGAATGCTCTGTGCTTCTGTGAAGGCCTGCCCTGTTTTTGGTGGCAAATTGGTCAGTTATGACGAAGCCAAAATTAGAGAGATGCGCGGCGTGAAGGGCGTAGTCAAGATTGATGACAGTACTGTAGCGGTGGTAGCAGATACCTGGTGGCATGCAAATTCAGCGCTTAATGCTTTGCCCATTGTCTGGGATGAGGGCAAAGCTGCCACAGTGTCACAAGATGGCATCAATAAAATGTTGCGTGATGGTTTGGATGAGGAGGGTGACTTTTGGCAGCGTAAAGAGGGGGATGCACCTGCCGCTATCAATAGCGCCGCTAAAAAAGTAGAGGCCATTTATTACACGCCTTATCGTGCTCATGTCACGATGGAGCCTATGAATGCCACTGTCAAAATTACTGGCGATCGTGCAGAAGCTTGGGTGCCAACTCAAAATGGTGAGGGTTCTCATGCGGCTCTATCTGAAGCCACTGGATTACCACTCGCAAATTGCGAAGTATATAAATTAGATTCGGGTTGTGGCTTGGGTCGTCGTGGATCCATGCAAGACTTCACAACCTTTGCCGCCAAGGTGGCGCAAAAGTTTCCAGGGGTCCCGGTCAAAGTCATTTGGAGTCGTGAAGAAGACATGACACATGATTACTACCATCCGATAGCGATGGCAAAGATGACTGCTGGGATTGACGGCTCTGGCAATGTCACTGGTATGCACATCAAGGTTGCGGGTCAGTCCATTAATGCCACATTAGCACCTCAGGCCATTAAGAATGGTAAAGATGAGCGTCAGCTCCAAGGCTTTTATGAGAAGGGTCCTGATGCGCAACTTGGCTATACCTTCCCGACGCTCTTAACCGAGTATGTGATGAAAAATACCCATGTGCCGGTTGGCCCATGGCGTGGTGTGAATACCAACCAAAACGGCATCTTCATGGAATGTTTTATGGATGAGTGCGCTAAGGCAGCAGGTAAGGATCCTGTGAAATTTAGGCAGGCCCTCATGCAAAATCATCCAAAGCATTTAGGCGTACTGAATGCTGCTGCCAAAAAAGCGGATTGGGATAAACCATTGCCAGCAGGAACCTATCGTGGTGTTGCTCAGTTCATGGGTTATGCTAGTTACTCTGCTTGCGTTGCTGAAGTGACTGTGCAAAATAATGTGGTGAAGGTTACGCGCTTGGTATTTGCCTTAAATTCGGGGCATGTCGTTAATCCCTACTTAACCCGAGAGCAAATTGAAGGTTCTGTGGCGATGGCATTGGGCGCAATCTTCTTGCCAGAGATCTCTGTAGAAAATGGCCGCATCAAACAGCAGAATTTGGATACCTACCCAATATTGAAGTTATCCGCTACACCAAGGATTGAAACAGTCTTAGTTCCTAGCTTTGATTTTTGGGGTGGAGTGGGTGAGCCAACGATCTGTGTGGTTGGCCCGGCTGTTGCGAATGCCATTTCTGCTGCGATCGGTAGACCAGTCAGAAACTTCCCGCTGAGCAAGGAAGGACTGAGTTTGGCTTAAGTTTTAATCGGATTGCAATTAATTAACGACCCCATTGATTCAGGATCAATGGGGTCGTTTAATATGGCTTATGAATTTGATTAAGACAACGGTCTTCTTGCTTTCTTTGTTACCGCTGGCCCGCTTAGTTTGGCTTGGTGATCACGAAGGCTTGGGTGCTAACCCAATTGAATTCATCACTCGCTCAACGGGAACTTGGGCACTAGTCTTTTTATGCGTTACGCTGGCAATGACCCCTTTACGCTTGATGACGGGTTTGACTGCTTGGATCAAGTTACGCCGTATGTTGGGACTCTTTTGTTTCTTCTATGCCTGCATGCACTTTTCGATTTGGTTCTGGTTGGATCAGAATTTAAATTTGCAGTCCATGTGGAATGATGTTGTAAAGCGCCCCTTTATTACGATGGGCTTTCTGACTTTGGTATTACTTGTCCCATTGGCAGTGACATCAAATCATTGGGCAGTTCGTCAGCTTGGCAGGCGTTGGGCTTTATTACACAAGCTTATGTACTTAATCGTATGTACTGCAATCATTCACTATTGGTGGCATAAGGCAGGTAAAAATGATTTGGGAACAGTCTCGATTTATGCGGCAGTGATTTTTCTATTACTGATGTGTCGCATCCCAGCAGTCAGAAATATCCTCCAGAGTTACCGAAGTAATTCGCTTGGATGAAGTGCTGACTGCTGCCATACAATGAGTCTCATGAATACATTCGTCTCGAAGCTAAGCCCACTCTTGTTGTTGATGGGTGCTTTGGCTTGTTCCCAAACCCCTCCCTTGCCCCCTGGGTCGACCACTTATTCCCCATATACCCCTGGCCAGGTTCAGGAATTCAATAGGCAGTCTTTATCCCCGGTTGAAGGGCCGTTTGGTCCTGTGGATCCAAGAGCGGAAGATGCTCGTATAGCTAAAGAGCGAGCAATGGATTCAAAATTTTATAATCAACCACAGGGTGAAGAAGAGGCTGAGGCTATAGAAACCCAATCGGCTGATCCATATCAGGCTACAAAGCCTGTGATGACTTTCTAGGCTAGCGTTAGCTCGGGGATAGAGTCTATTTGTAATAGCGCTTGTGCTCCCTCTGGTGTGGCATTGAGCCATGCATCAAATAGTTCAGCTCGTAATGGCACCACTGTACGTTTCTCATCCTCAGATTTATGCATACGCTTCATCACTGGGTGGCTGCTCGCATCAATAGTGAGCATCGAAAATGAAACAATCAGCTCGCCGGTTTCTGGTTCAGTCCAGGTATCCCAGATAGAGGCAATGGCCATCGGTTCGTGATTGGCTTGCTTGATAGCAGTACGAACTGCTTTACCAGACTCATAACAAGGTTCATAAAAAGCATCCGCCAGGGCTAAGGCGTAATGTCGCTTAGTCCAGGCGAACTTATAAGAAGGCTTTTCAGCTACCGTTTCAACTCTCGCGTTATAAGTTTTTCTGCCGAAGGTTTCTTCTTTAGCCCAAGATGGCAACAGGCCAAAGCGTGCCAAGCCAATAGCAGTGCGGTCAGTGTTGTGACTTTTGAGGATGATGGGCCCCGGATATGTCGGGAAAACATCATGGGCATTCGATGGAGGTAGATCGAGGTCAAAGTGGGCTTTTACCCAATCAACATTTACGGTGGTGAGATATTGAACACACATAGGCATATTTTACTGTGGCTTATTCTGAATTGACCTATGCCTACTGGTACTATTGAGGCTAAATTTTAGAAAGATATATTCCTTATGAAACCTTTTATCTCTGTATTGAATCCAATGGTAGTGCGCTTTATTGCTGTAGGCGTATTGACTAGCGCGTTTGTTGGCGGTGCTTATGCGCAACAGAGCGGTTTGCCCATTAATGCTGCAGCTTCTGTTGATGGAACTATCATTACCAATGACATGGTGGAGCAGGGAATTAAGGTTGCGCTTTCACAAGGACAAAAAGATTCTCCGGAATTGCGCAAAATAGTGATTGAGAAGTATGTTGAAGTGTTACTACTTTCACAGCAAGCAGAGAAAGATGGTTTAGCAAATTCAGAAAAAGCCAATACACAGCTGATGATGATTCGTCAAAATTATTTGGCAGATCTAGAGCTATCAACATACATGGCTAAAAACCCAATTACAGATGCTGATGTTCAGGCCGAATACAACAAAGAGATTGCATCTTTGGGGCCTCAAGGCATGATTTCAGAGTACAAGGTAAGCGATATTGCTGTAGCAAGTGAGGCTGATGCACAAGCAGCTTTGGCGCGTATTAAAAAAGGTGAGCCATTTGATAAGGTTGCCAAGAGTGTTTCTTTAGCGCCGAATAAGGTTCAGGGCGGTGCTGTAGGTTGGATCCAGCCTGGTCAAGTAGCGCCACAATTGGCTTCTGTATTGATGACTCTTTCTAAAGGCCAGGTTTCGCCAGCTCCAATTCAGATGCAACAAGGTTGGTATTTAATCAAGCTAGAAGATAAGAAATCAAGCAAGCCACCAGCATTCGAGCAAGCTAAGGCAGCTATTCGTGCTGGCATGACGCAAAGAAAGCAATATGAATTCTTGGGTCAGATTGCAAAAGATGCAAAGATTGTGGTCCAGTAAAAGCAGTAATGCTTTTACTGTGGAAAAGGACTCCAGGGAGTCCTTTTTTATTTCCGCTCTAGCGTAATAAAGCTGAAGGTAATGTCGCCTTCGGATCCAGGGGTGCGCTCTACTTCTTTCCAATCCGATTCATTGGGAACTTCAAAAAAGGTATCGCCACCCTCAACGTCCATATCGATCTCGGTAATATAGAGTCGATCTGCTTTCGGAAAGGCCTGCGTGAAGAGTTGCTCACCGCCAATGACAAAAACACGTGGGAACTCACTTAAGCTATTCAAGGCTTCATTGAGTGATCCGACTAATTCGCCACCAGTAGCTTGATAGCTTGCATTGCGGCTCACTACGATGTTACGGCGTCCAGGAAGTGGGCGTCCTATAGATTCCCAAGTCTTGCGACCCATGATCACAGGGTGGCCCATGGTAACGCGCTTGAAGAACTGTAGATCAGCCGAGATCTTCCAAGGCATTTGATTGTCGCGGCCAATGACGTGATTGCGTGAGCGAGCAACGATCATAGAAATAGCAGGTTGAGTCATAAGTACGATTCTTAAATGGCTACAGGAGCTTTAATGTGAGGATGAGATTCATATCCAGCGATTTCGAAATCTTCAAACTCATAATCAAAGATTGAATCAGGCTTGCGCAAAATATTAAGCTTAGGCAAGGGGAAGAAGTCTCTCGATAGCTGAAGCTCGACTTGTTCAAGATGGTTGCTATACAAGTGACAATCACCGCCAGTCCAAATAAAGTCACCCACTTCTAGATTGCATTGTTGCGCCATCATGTGCGTAAGCAATGCATAGCTAGCAATATTAAAGGGCACACCCAAGAAGATATCTGCACTACGTTGGTATAGCTGACATGACAACTTGCCATCGGCCACATAAAACTGAAAGAAGGCATGACAAGGTGCTAAAGCCATGCGAGGAATATCCGCTACATTCCACGCAGAAACAATAATGCGACGTGAGTCTGGATTCTTTTTAATGGTTTCAACTACTTCTGAGATTTGATCAATGTGCTGACCATTCGGCGCAGGCCATGAGCGCCACTGATAACCGTAGATGGGGCCTAAATCACCATCAGGTGCTGCCCATTCATTCCAAATCGATACGCCGCGCTCTTTCAGCCAGTTATTGTTTGTGCTGCCTTTGAGGAACCAGAGTAATTCATAGATGATGGACTTCAGGTGTAGCTTTTTGGTAGTCACCATTGGGAAGCCGTCAGCCAAGTTAAAGCGCATCTGGTGCCCAAATACGGAGACCGTGCCAGTTCCGGTCCTGTCGGACTTTTGAACCCCCTTGGCGAGGACTTCTTTCATGAGATCGTGATATTGACGCATATAGATTGGCTAAAAGTGGTTATGTATTAACGAATTAGGGATAGCTTACTCGAATGTGGGCGACTTCACTCCCAAGGCCTTGTGAAGCTTAGGAGAGGTGGTTGTGTATTGGAGTTGAATCTGTTTTTCGGGGTTTAGATATGCCGCGGCAGCAAAGGCGGCAAGAGCTGCTTCATGGAACCCAGACAGAATTAATTTTTTCTTACCGGGGTAGACATTGATGTCGCCAACAGCGTAAATCCCGGGAATGCTGGTTTGAAATTTCTCGGTATCAACGCAGATTTGTTTGCGATCGATATTGAGGCCCCACTCCGCAATCGCGCCTAACTTAGGAGAAAGTCCATAGAACACCAAAAGATCCTCAAGCGGAATTTGTTTGGATTCGCCATCAATATTGGTGAAAGTGATCTCAGAAAGCGGACCATCTTTTGCTTCGTAAGCAGTGACTTGACCAATTAACAATTGCATCTGATTGCTGGCGCATAGCTCGCGCATTCTCGCAATCGATTTTGGCGCAGCCTTGAAATCATCGCGACGATGGATCAAAGTAACGCTCGCAGCAATTTCTGAAAAATGAATTGCCCAATCTAGAGCTGCATCACCCCCACCACAAATCACAATTCGTTTTCCCGCAAATTGCTCAGGATTTTTAACATGATAGAAAAGTTGTTTCCCTACAAAGGCATCAATGCCTTCAAGGTTGATAGTTCGGGGCTGAAAAGCCCCAACACCACCAGCAATAAAGACGGTTTTGCTGAGAAAATGAATGTCTTGTGAGGTGCTTATTAGGAAGCGCCCATCAGCCTGGCATTCGAGCTTGCTAACCTCTTGACCCAGATGAAATTGAGCGCTAAAGGGTGCAATTTGCTTTAGTAAATTGTTGGTGAGTTCGCGACCAGTACAGACTGGAATCGCGGGAATATCGTAGATGGGTTTATCTGGATAAAGCTCAATGCATTGACCGCCAACCTCTGGAAGTGAGTCAATGACATGGGCTTTAATTTCTAGCAGACCTAATTCAAAAACCTGAAAGAGACCCACA
This region of Polynucleobacter sp. JS-JIR-II-50 genomic DNA includes:
- a CDS encoding NAD(P)/FAD-dependent oxidoreductase, giving the protein MSNKPIETDAVIIGAGPVGLFQVFELGLLEIKAHVIDSLPEVGGQCIELYPDKPIYDIPAIPVCTGRELTNNLLKQIAPFSAQFHLGQEVSKLECQADGRFLISTSQDIHFLSKTVFIAGGVGAFQPRTINLEGIDAFVGKQLFYHVKNPEQFAGKRIVICGGGDAALDWAIHFSEIAASVTLIHRRDDFKAAPKSIARMRELCASNQMQLLIGQVTAYEAKDGPLSEITFTNIDGESKQIPLEDLLVFYGLSPKLGAIAEWGLNIDRKQICVDTEKFQTSIPGIYAVGDINVYPGKKKLILSGFHEAALAAFAAAAYLNPEKQIQLQYTTTSPKLHKALGVKSPTFE